The proteins below are encoded in one region of Saccopteryx leptura isolate mSacLep1 chromosome 1, mSacLep1_pri_phased_curated, whole genome shotgun sequence:
- the LOC136387686 gene encoding DLA class II histocompatibility antigen, DR-1 beta chain-like isoform X1, whose protein sequence is MAHLWFPRGSWVAALTVTVTVLSPLLDGARDTPPHFLEQHKAECHFYKGTQRMRFLSRYIYNREEFVHFDSDAGEFRAVTELGRRSAKYWNRQKDILEEERAAVDTFCRHNYRVFDGFLVHRQTAPTVTVYPAKTVCLQHHNLLVCSVSGFYPGHVEVRWFRNGQEEETGMISTGLIRNGDWTFQIMVMLEIVPQSGEVYTCQVQHPSLTNPVTVEWRPQSESAQSKMLIGIWGFVLGLLFLEVGLFVYFRGQKGHSGLQQQVMLFNPPLETQSLAQDVEVTGQGQNNGRTLAVTCGQAVCTKSSSHHLGKSHCAGALAQG, encoded by the exons ATGGCGCATCTGTGGTTCCCCAGAGGCTCCTGGGTGGCAGCTCTGACGGTGACAGTGACAGTACTGAGCCCTCTCCTGGATGGGGCCAGGGACACACCAC CACATTTCTTGGAGCAGCATAAGGCCGAGTGTCATTTCTACAAGGGGACGCAGCGGATGCGTTTTCTGAGCAGATACATCTACAACCGGGAGGAGTTCGTGCACTTCGACAGCGACGCGGGGGAGTTCCGCGCGGTGACCGAGCTGGGGCGGCGGAGTGCCAAGTACTGGAACCGACAGAAGGACATCCTGGAGGAGGAGCGGGCCGCGGTGGACACGTTCTGCAGACACAACTACCGGGTGTTTGATGGATTCTTGGTGCATCGGCAAA cTGCGCCCACAGTGACTGTGTATCCTGCCAAGACGGTGTGCCTGCAGCACCACAACCTCCTGGTCTGCTCTGTCAGTGGCTTCTATCCAGGCCACGTTGAAGTCCGCTGGTTCCGCAACGGCCAGGAAGAGGAGACTGGGATGATCTCTACGGGCCTGATCCGGAACGGAGACTGGACCTTCCAAATAATGGTGATGCTGGAAATAGTTCCCCAGAGTGGAGAGGTCTACACCTGCCAAGTGCAGCACCCCAGCCTGACGAACCCTGTCACCGTGGAATGGC GGCCACAGTCTGAATCTGCACAGAGCAAGATGCTGATTGGAATCTGGGGCTTCGTGCTGGGCCTGCTCTTCCTTGAGGTGGGGCTGTTCGTCTACTTCAGGGGTCAGAAAG gACACTCTGGACTTCAGCAACAAGTAATGCTCTTTAATCCTCCTTTAGAGACACAGTCCCTAGCACAGGATGTGGAGgtgacaggacagggacagaatAATGGGAGGACTCTGGCTGTGACTTGTGGTCAGGCAGTGTGCACTAAATCCTCTTCTCACCACTTAGGAAAGTCCCACTGTGCAGGAGCTTTGGCTCAGGGGTGA
- the LOC136387686 gene encoding DLA class II histocompatibility antigen, DR-1 beta chain-like isoform X2 — MAHLWFPRGSWVAALTVTVTVLSPLLDGARDTPPHFLEQHKAECHFYKGTQRMRFLSRYIYNREEFVHFDSDAGEFRAVTELGRRSAKYWNRQKDILEEERAAVDTFCRHNYRVFDGFLVHRQTAPTVTVYPAKTVCLQHHNLLVCSVSGFYPGHVEVRWFRNGQEEETGMISTGLIRNGDWTFQIMVMLEIVPQSGEVYTCQVQHPSLTNPVTVEWRPQSESAQSKMLIGIWGFVLGLLFLEVGLFVYFRGQKGLLS; from the exons ATGGCGCATCTGTGGTTCCCCAGAGGCTCCTGGGTGGCAGCTCTGACGGTGACAGTGACAGTACTGAGCCCTCTCCTGGATGGGGCCAGGGACACACCAC CACATTTCTTGGAGCAGCATAAGGCCGAGTGTCATTTCTACAAGGGGACGCAGCGGATGCGTTTTCTGAGCAGATACATCTACAACCGGGAGGAGTTCGTGCACTTCGACAGCGACGCGGGGGAGTTCCGCGCGGTGACCGAGCTGGGGCGGCGGAGTGCCAAGTACTGGAACCGACAGAAGGACATCCTGGAGGAGGAGCGGGCCGCGGTGGACACGTTCTGCAGACACAACTACCGGGTGTTTGATGGATTCTTGGTGCATCGGCAAA cTGCGCCCACAGTGACTGTGTATCCTGCCAAGACGGTGTGCCTGCAGCACCACAACCTCCTGGTCTGCTCTGTCAGTGGCTTCTATCCAGGCCACGTTGAAGTCCGCTGGTTCCGCAACGGCCAGGAAGAGGAGACTGGGATGATCTCTACGGGCCTGATCCGGAACGGAGACTGGACCTTCCAAATAATGGTGATGCTGGAAATAGTTCCCCAGAGTGGAGAGGTCTACACCTGCCAAGTGCAGCACCCCAGCCTGACGAACCCTGTCACCGTGGAATGGC GGCCACAGTCTGAATCTGCACAGAGCAAGATGCTGATTGGAATCTGGGGCTTCGTGCTGGGCCTGCTCTTCCTTGAGGTGGGGCTGTTCGTCTACTTCAGGGGTCAGAAAG GGCTCCTGAGCTGA